A genomic segment from Streptomyces sp. NBC_00459 encodes:
- a CDS encoding glycoside hydrolase, producing MSSRHRHRFARALAPTVPLVLGAGLLVPQPAASAEAAAATSTVTVRIDPSYQQQEFEGWGTSLVWFANATGGYPEPVRRRLVDMLFGKDGLDLNIARYNIGGGNAPGVRTDYMKAGATMEGFWKAPAGTTQKDMDWWNPNDPDDWNWDADANQRWWVDQIKDKVTTWEAFSNSPPWFQTVSGYVSGGFDSNADQIRADRVDEFAAYLVRVTEEMEKRHGIKFDTIDPLNEPNTNYWGTQLGANGQPTGGRQEGAHAGPALQQKVILALDKALAGARTDAAISAMDETNPSIFTQNWNAYGAEARAAVDQLNVHTYGTGMRTSARDIAKGADRKLWMSEVEGTWGTGSDFTSMEPGLGIATRMVDDMRELEPSAWVFWQPIEDSIPQAAAGKNWGSIHVPFNCTATDTLETCPIKANSKFHTIRNFTHYIRPGDHFVKTDDASTVAAVKASGRAATAVHVNSGTSARSVTLDLSRFGKVSRKASVTPVVTSADGALVRGTPVRVTDRSATLTVPAKSVTTFLVTGVSGVAKDAALVQPGHVYRLQGSQSGKSLAPSDDGTGVVIRTTDATNPQQLWSVRQLTPGTENRERYALTSATNGKRLAVRDNVAVLENPDPAAGEPDSGAQWILSTTGDGTWTFVNAATGRLLDVTGQSSTDGAKVSTYTPTSASNQRWSVPDETVLRTEPATTFTVPGLRPELPTTVTPVFRDGARGALPVVWDLPSDRAWRKPGTVRVQGEATDALGRTIPAKAVVTVDTIASTLPGRAKTYVGGHPELPATVVGVGAHGGRTDLPVTWDPAPEGAYDATGAVTLHGVARIVGGTTADATVRVQVTAPVTANIAPDPDVSVAATFTESGYSAEKLRNGDLTEKAWSNWKSGNTKNPSDTITYTLPKARDLSRVVAHFYRDGSSASFPQSLKVQVRAPGSDTWTDASAAVPVGTEGTPVIDVPLTAGPAAGVRVVMTARQGGYLTMSELEVYAKSPGVSSDSAAASIEVAGVPVASFDPGTTDYRVRTGDPARAEVTATARDPYADVTVEKVHEHGRTQAVVTVTGEDGTRTTTYRIALVRR from the coding sequence TGGGGAACGAGTCTCGTCTGGTTCGCCAACGCGACGGGCGGCTATCCGGAGCCCGTCCGAAGACGGCTGGTGGACATGCTGTTCGGCAAGGACGGGCTCGATCTCAACATCGCGCGCTACAACATCGGCGGCGGCAACGCCCCGGGCGTCCGCACCGACTACATGAAGGCCGGCGCGACCATGGAGGGCTTCTGGAAGGCCCCCGCGGGCACCACCCAGAAGGACATGGACTGGTGGAACCCGAACGACCCGGACGACTGGAACTGGGACGCCGACGCGAACCAGCGCTGGTGGGTGGACCAGATCAAGGACAAGGTGACCACCTGGGAGGCGTTCAGCAACTCGCCGCCCTGGTTCCAGACGGTCAGCGGGTACGTCTCCGGGGGCTTCGACTCGAACGCGGACCAGATCCGCGCCGACCGTGTCGACGAGTTCGCCGCCTATCTGGTGCGGGTGACCGAGGAGATGGAGAAGCGGCACGGCATCAAGTTCGACACCATCGATCCGCTGAACGAGCCCAACACCAACTACTGGGGTACCCAGTTGGGCGCGAACGGTCAGCCCACGGGCGGCCGTCAGGAAGGCGCTCACGCCGGGCCGGCGCTCCAGCAGAAGGTCATCCTGGCCCTCGACAAGGCACTTGCCGGAGCGAGGACCGACGCCGCGATCTCGGCGATGGACGAGACCAACCCGAGCATCTTCACCCAGAACTGGAACGCGTACGGCGCCGAGGCCCGGGCCGCCGTCGACCAGCTCAACGTGCACACCTACGGCACCGGAATGCGCACCAGCGCCCGGGACATCGCCAAGGGCGCCGACCGGAAGCTGTGGATGAGCGAGGTCGAGGGCACCTGGGGTACCGGGTCCGACTTCACGAGCATGGAACCGGGGCTCGGCATCGCCACCCGGATGGTCGACGACATGCGTGAACTGGAGCCCTCCGCCTGGGTGTTCTGGCAGCCGATCGAGGACTCGATCCCGCAGGCGGCGGCCGGCAAGAACTGGGGCAGCATCCACGTCCCGTTCAACTGCACCGCGACGGACACTCTGGAGACCTGCCCGATCAAGGCCAACTCCAAGTTCCACACCATCCGCAACTTCACGCACTACATCCGCCCCGGCGACCACTTCGTGAAGACCGACGACGCGTCCACCGTCGCCGCCGTGAAGGCGTCCGGCCGTGCGGCGACGGCGGTGCACGTGAACAGCGGCACGTCCGCGCGTTCCGTGACCCTCGATCTCTCGCGCTTCGGCAAGGTCTCGCGGAAGGCGTCCGTGACACCCGTGGTGACGAGCGCCGACGGCGCGCTCGTACGGGGCACTCCGGTGCGGGTGACCGACCGGTCGGCGACGCTCACCGTCCCGGCGAAGTCGGTCACGACCTTCCTGGTCACGGGTGTCAGCGGAGTGGCGAAGGACGCCGCCCTGGTCCAGCCCGGGCACGTCTACCGGCTCCAGGGCTCCCAGAGCGGCAAGTCGCTGGCTCCCTCGGACGACGGCACCGGTGTCGTCATCCGCACGACCGATGCCACCAACCCCCAACAGCTCTGGTCCGTACGCCAGTTGACGCCCGGCACCGAGAACCGCGAACGCTACGCCCTCACCAGCGCCACCAACGGCAAGCGGCTCGCCGTGCGTGACAACGTGGCCGTACTGGAGAACCCGGACCCGGCTGCCGGTGAGCCCGACAGCGGCGCCCAGTGGATCCTGTCGACCACCGGAGACGGCACCTGGACGTTCGTCAACGCCGCCACCGGCCGCCTGCTCGACGTCACCGGTCAGTCCTCGACGGACGGCGCGAAGGTGTCGACGTACACACCGACCTCGGCGTCGAACCAGCGCTGGTCGGTGCCCGACGAGACGGTGCTGCGCACGGAGCCCGCGACGACGTTCACGGTCCCCGGGCTGCGGCCCGAGCTGCCGACAACGGTGACGCCGGTGTTCCGGGACGGTGCCAGGGGCGCCCTCCCCGTCGTGTGGGACCTGCCGTCGGACCGGGCCTGGCGCAAGCCCGGGACCGTGCGGGTCCAGGGTGAGGCGACCGACGCGCTCGGGCGCACGATCCCCGCGAAGGCTGTCGTCACCGTCGACACGATCGCCTCGACCCTGCCCGGCCGCGCCAAGACGTACGTGGGCGGGCACCCGGAGCTGCCGGCCACGGTCGTCGGCGTCGGTGCGCATGGCGGCCGGACCGACCTTCCGGTCACCTGGGATCCGGCGCCCGAGGGGGCGTACGACGCGACCGGGGCCGTCACCCTGCACGGCGTCGCCCGGATCGTCGGCGGCACCACGGCCGACGCGACCGTCCGAGTCCAGGTCACCGCACCGGTGACGGCGAACATCGCGCCCGACCCGGACGTCTCCGTCGCCGCCACGTTCACCGAGAGCGGGTACTCCGCGGAGAAGCTGCGCAACGGCGACCTGACCGAGAAGGCATGGTCGAACTGGAAGTCGGGGAACACCAAGAACCCCTCCGACACCATCACGTACACGCTGCCGAAGGCCCGCGACCTGAGCAGGGTCGTCGCGCACTTCTACCGGGACGGGTCCAGCGCGTCCTTCCCGCAGAGCCTCAAGGTGCAGGTGCGGGCGCCCGGCAGCGACACATGGACCGACGCGAGCGCCGCCGTCCCGGTCGGGACCGAGGGCACGCCGGTGATCGACGTACCGCTGACGGCGGGGCCCGCGGCCGGGGTGCGGGTGGTCATGACGGCACGTCAGGGCGGTTACCTCACCATGAGCGAGCTTGAGGTCTACGCCAAGTCGCCCGGCGTCTCCTCGGACTCGGCAGCCGCGTCGATCGAGGTGGCCGGCGTGCCGGTCGCGTCCTTCGACCCGGGGACGACCGACTACCGGGTCAGGACCGGCGATCCGGCGCGGGCCGAGGTCACGGCGACGGCTCGCGACCCCTATGCGGACGTCACCGTCGAGAAGGTCCACGAGCACGGCCGGACACAGGCCGTCGTCACGGTGACCGGTGAGGACGGGACGCGGACGACGACGTACCGGATCGCACTCGTACGGCGCTGA
- a CDS encoding beta-L-arabinofuranosidase domain-containing protein, with translation MTQPPSRRGLLGLAAASVAAAPLTYAIPAAQAAPALPASATALPVPAPSTWSVRPFPLDQVVLGDSVFRRKRDLMLEFARSYPADRILAVFRANAGLDTRGAQPPGGWETADGNLRGHFGGHFLTLVAQAYADTREAALKTKLDYLVTALGECQQALADHGSPRPSHPGFLAAYPETQFILLESYTTYPTIWAPYYTCHKIMRGLLDAHTLTGNQQALTIASTMGDWVHSRLSRLPQAQLDRMWSIYIAGEYGGMNEVLADLYALTGRAEHLAAARCFDNTALLDACAANRDILDGRHANQHIPQFTGYTRLFDHTGTTKYATAARNFWGMVVGPRTYSLGGTGQGEIFRARNAIAATLADNNAETCATYNMLKLSRQLFFHTPDPAYMDYYERGLTNHILASRRDARSTTSPEVTYFVGMGPGVVRGYDNTGTCCGGTGMENHTKYQDSVYFRSADGNALYVNLYLASTLRWPERGLVIDQSSDYPAEGVRTLTFREGGGSLDLKLRVPSWATGGFTVTVNGVPQSAGAVPGSYLTLSRNWQPGDRITVSAPYRLRVERALDDPTVQSLFHGPVLLVARSQTTTFRTFSFYKDFTLQGDLAASVRPEGRPLHFTTHGLTLAPFHIADTARYHAYFKRSEPVVVFGTATSGVPNRARTDGLTFLDVLWARAPFASQGAFLDAVRAVADTWLSQGLFSRAERDAVVAASVRANLRR, from the coding sequence ATGACCCAACCCCCCAGCCGCAGAGGCCTGTTGGGGCTCGCCGCCGCGAGTGTGGCCGCCGCGCCGCTCACATACGCGATACCGGCGGCGCAGGCGGCCCCGGCCCTCCCCGCGTCAGCCACGGCCCTCCCCGTGCCCGCCCCGTCCACCTGGTCCGTACGGCCCTTCCCTCTGGACCAAGTCGTCCTGGGCGACAGCGTGTTCCGCCGCAAGCGCGACCTGATGCTGGAGTTCGCCAGGTCCTACCCGGCGGACCGCATCCTGGCCGTCTTCCGTGCCAACGCGGGGCTCGACACCCGCGGTGCGCAGCCTCCCGGCGGCTGGGAGACCGCGGACGGCAACCTGCGCGGCCACTTCGGCGGTCACTTCCTCACCCTCGTCGCGCAGGCGTACGCAGACACCCGCGAGGCCGCGCTGAAGACCAAGCTCGACTACCTGGTCACCGCGCTCGGGGAGTGCCAACAGGCCCTGGCGGACCACGGATCGCCGCGACCCAGCCATCCCGGGTTCCTGGCCGCGTACCCGGAGACGCAGTTCATCCTGCTGGAGAGCTACACGACGTACCCCACCATCTGGGCGCCCTACTACACCTGCCACAAGATCATGCGCGGCCTCCTCGACGCCCACACCCTGACCGGCAACCAGCAGGCCCTGACCATCGCCTCGACGATGGGCGACTGGGTGCACAGCAGGCTCAGTCGGCTGCCCCAGGCGCAGTTGGACCGCATGTGGTCGATCTACATCGCGGGTGAGTACGGCGGCATGAACGAGGTGCTGGCCGACCTGTACGCCCTCACCGGCAGGGCGGAACACCTCGCCGCCGCCCGCTGCTTCGACAACACCGCGCTGCTGGACGCCTGCGCGGCCAACCGCGACATCCTCGACGGCAGGCACGCCAACCAGCACATCCCCCAGTTCACCGGCTACACAAGGCTGTTCGACCACACGGGGACGACGAAGTACGCCACCGCCGCCCGCAACTTCTGGGGCATGGTCGTGGGCCCCCGGACATACAGTCTGGGCGGCACCGGGCAGGGTGAGATCTTCCGGGCACGGAACGCGATAGCGGCGACCCTCGCCGACAACAACGCCGAGACCTGCGCGACGTACAACATGCTGAAGCTGAGCCGGCAGCTGTTCTTCCACACCCCCGACCCCGCCTACATGGACTACTACGAGCGAGGGTTGACCAACCACATCCTCGCCTCCCGCCGGGACGCCCGCAGCACGACCAGCCCGGAGGTCACCTACTTCGTCGGCATGGGTCCGGGAGTCGTGCGCGGGTACGACAACACCGGTACCTGCTGCGGCGGTACCGGGATGGAGAACCACACCAAGTACCAGGACTCGGTGTACTTCCGGTCCGCCGACGGCAACGCGCTGTACGTCAACCTCTACCTCGCCTCCACCCTGCGCTGGCCGGAGCGGGGCCTCGTCATCGACCAGTCGAGCGACTACCCGGCCGAGGGCGTGCGCACCCTGACGTTCCGCGAGGGCGGCGGCAGCCTCGACCTGAAACTCCGGGTGCCGTCCTGGGCCACGGGAGGCTTCACCGTCACGGTCAACGGGGTTCCGCAGTCGGCCGGGGCCGTTCCCGGCAGCTACCTCACCCTGAGCAGGAACTGGCAGCCCGGTGACCGGATCACCGTCTCCGCCCCGTATCGACTGCGTGTCGAACGGGCCCTGGACGACCCCACGGTCCAGTCGCTGTTCCACGGCCCGGTCCTGTTGGTCGCCCGGAGCCAGACCACGACCTTCCGGACCTTCTCCTTCTACAAGGACTTCACGCTGCAGGGCGACCTCGCCGCCTCGGTCAGACCCGAGGGCCGCCCGCTGCACTTCACCACGCACGGTCTGACCCTGGCCCCGTTCCACATCGCGGACACGGCCCGCTACCACGCCTACTTCAAGCGCTCCGAGCCCGTCGTCGTGTTCGGCACTGCCACCTCCGGCGTACCGAACCGTGCCCGTACGGACGGACTGACCTTCCTCGACGTGCTCTGGGCGCGGGCTCCCTTCGCCTCTCAGGGAGCCTTCCTGGACGCGGTCCGGGCCGTCGCCGACACCTGGCTCTCCCAGGGCCTGTTCAGCCGGGCCGAGCGGGACGCGGTCGTCGCCGCGTCCGTCCGGGCGAACCTCAGGCGCTGA
- a CDS encoding glycoside hydrolase family 127 protein, whose protein sequence is MSDNRELSTVLPVAPTRGRLRPLGLDEVRITGGFWARRREVNATATLAHCRDWMERVGWTGNFRAVAEGRVQQDRRGREFADSEIYKLLEAMAWQSGTGTGGSTDAALDRDIAALTEAVASAQEPDGYLNTAFGHPGQQPRYSDLEWGHELYCYGHLIQAGVAQARAQGEGELTKIARRAADHICATFGRGGIERVCGHAEIETALVELARLTGEERYLDQAAVFIGRRGHGTLADGEFGRVYHQDDLPVREATVLRGHAVRALYLASGAVDVAVETGDEELLAAVGRQWEAAVARRTYLTGGMGSHHRDEAFGDDFVLPPDRAYSETCAGVASVQLSWRLLLATGDPRYADLAERTLFNVVATSPSEDGRSFFYANTLHRRHQGPVPAADAVSPRAESSLRAPWFAVSCCPTNVARTLAQLPAHLATADDQGIQLHQYADAEIATTLTGGHDIALSVRTDYPSGGNVTVRIDRSAPARPWILSLRVPAWTEGATAYLIEPDGTCRTVDPGTAEVTRLFLPGDEIRLELPVAPRWIAPDPRIDAVRGTVAVQRGPLVYCAESVDLPGGREVDAVRVDPSAEPEDGPDGSVVAPGELVEQDVPGDTAWPYRPLDRTGDSASERTGIVLVPYNSWANRGPSTMRVWLPTTET, encoded by the coding sequence GTGAGCGATAACCGAGAGTTGTCGACCGTGCTGCCCGTGGCGCCGACCCGGGGACGACTGCGTCCACTGGGTCTGGACGAGGTGAGGATCACCGGCGGCTTCTGGGCCCGGCGCCGGGAGGTCAACGCCACCGCCACCCTCGCCCACTGCCGTGACTGGATGGAACGCGTCGGCTGGACCGGCAACTTCCGGGCCGTCGCCGAGGGCCGTGTCCAACAGGACCGGCGGGGACGGGAGTTCGCGGACTCCGAGATCTACAAGCTCCTCGAAGCGATGGCCTGGCAGTCCGGTACCGGCACCGGTGGCAGCACCGACGCCGCGCTCGACCGGGACATCGCGGCGCTCACCGAGGCCGTCGCGTCCGCCCAGGAACCCGACGGCTACCTGAACACCGCCTTCGGCCACCCCGGACAGCAGCCCCGCTACAGCGACCTCGAATGGGGTCACGAACTGTACTGCTACGGGCACCTGATCCAGGCGGGCGTCGCCCAGGCCCGCGCCCAGGGCGAGGGCGAGTTGACGAAGATCGCCCGACGCGCCGCCGACCACATCTGCGCCACCTTCGGCCGGGGCGGCATCGAGCGCGTCTGCGGCCACGCGGAGATCGAGACGGCCCTCGTGGAACTGGCCCGCCTGACGGGCGAGGAGCGCTACCTCGACCAGGCGGCCGTGTTCATCGGCCGCCGGGGCCACGGCACCCTCGCCGACGGCGAGTTCGGCCGCGTCTACCACCAGGACGACCTGCCGGTGAGGGAGGCCACGGTGTTGCGCGGCCACGCCGTCCGCGCCCTCTATCTCGCGTCCGGCGCGGTCGACGTGGCGGTGGAGACCGGGGACGAGGAGCTGCTCGCGGCGGTCGGGCGGCAATGGGAGGCGGCGGTCGCCCGGCGCACCTATCTGACCGGTGGCATGGGCTCCCACCACCGCGACGAGGCCTTCGGCGACGACTTCGTCCTCCCGCCCGACCGCGCCTACTCGGAGACCTGTGCCGGCGTCGCCTCCGTACAGCTCAGCTGGCGGCTGCTCCTGGCCACCGGCGACCCGCGCTACGCCGACCTGGCCGAGCGAACCCTGTTCAACGTGGTCGCCACCTCCCCGTCCGAGGACGGCCGGTCCTTCTTCTACGCCAACACCCTCCACCGACGACACCAGGGCCCGGTGCCCGCCGCCGACGCCGTGAGCCCGCGCGCCGAATCGAGCCTGCGTGCCCCCTGGTTCGCGGTGTCCTGCTGCCCGACGAACGTGGCACGCACCCTGGCCCAGCTCCCCGCCCACCTGGCCACGGCCGACGACCAGGGCATCCAGCTCCACCAGTACGCCGACGCGGAGATCGCCACGACCCTCACCGGCGGCCACGACATCGCCCTGAGCGTCCGCACCGACTACCCGTCCGGCGGAAACGTGACGGTGCGGATCGACCGCTCGGCCCCGGCCCGCCCCTGGATCCTGTCGCTGCGCGTGCCCGCGTGGACGGAGGGTGCCACGGCCTACCTGATCGAGCCGGACGGGACCTGCCGTACGGTCGATCCGGGGACGGCCGAGGTCACCCGGCTCTTCCTGCCAGGCGACGAGATTCGGCTCGAACTGCCCGTGGCGCCACGGTGGATCGCGCCGGACCCGCGCATCGACGCCGTACGCGGCACGGTCGCCGTCCAGCGCGGCCCGCTCGTGTACTGCGCGGAGTCCGTGGACCTGCCGGGCGGACGTGAGGTCGACGCCGTACGGGTGGATCCGTCCGCCGAGCCGGAGGATGGGCCGGACGGCAGTGTGGTCGCGCCGGGCGAACTCGTCGAACAGGATGTTCCCGGCGACACCGCATGGCCGTACCGGCCACTCGACCGAACCGGCGATTCCGCCTCCGAGCGCACGGGAATCGTCCTCGTCCCCTACAACTCCTGGGCGAACCGCGGCCCTTCGACGATGCGCGTGTGGCTGCCGACCACCGAGACGTAG
- a CDS encoding carbohydrate ABC transporter permease — protein MLTRALGRTPYYVVAGGLAVIFLFPLVWNAWASVSGQPGTAQESGYGLGNYRTLLDYDAGLWQYFLNSTVVSVLTVALTLGVSLLGGYAFARFDFPGKNLLFLLTLAILMVPYATLLIPLYVLLGRLHLQNSLVGLSLVLAMFQLPFATFMMRISFEAVPRELEESALVDGCGTSGALRRVLLPAVRPGLITVGLFAFLAAWNDFIAPLILISDSEKAPLPLAVANLRQQSMGAVDYGATEAGVVVLAVPCLLLFLLLQRHYVRGFMSGALKG, from the coding sequence GTGCTGACCCGCGCCCTCGGCCGTACGCCCTACTACGTCGTCGCCGGAGGGCTGGCCGTCATCTTCCTCTTCCCCCTGGTGTGGAACGCCTGGGCCTCGGTCAGCGGCCAGCCCGGGACCGCACAGGAGTCCGGCTACGGCCTCGGCAACTACCGGACGCTCCTCGACTACGACGCGGGCCTGTGGCAGTACTTCCTCAACAGCACCGTCGTCTCCGTGCTCACCGTCGCCCTGACCCTCGGAGTGTCCCTGCTGGGCGGTTACGCGTTCGCCCGCTTCGACTTCCCCGGCAAGAACCTGCTGTTCCTGCTCACCCTGGCCATCCTCATGGTCCCGTACGCCACCCTGCTCATCCCCCTCTACGTCCTCCTAGGCCGGCTGCACCTCCAGAACTCACTCGTCGGACTGAGCCTGGTCCTGGCGATGTTCCAACTGCCGTTCGCCACCTTCATGATGCGGATCTCCTTCGAGGCGGTACCGCGTGAACTGGAGGAGTCGGCGCTCGTCGACGGCTGCGGCACGTCGGGCGCACTGCGCCGGGTGCTGCTGCCCGCCGTACGACCGGGGTTGATCACCGTCGGCCTGTTCGCGTTCCTCGCGGCCTGGAACGACTTCATCGCCCCGCTGATCCTCATCTCCGACAGCGAGAAGGCACCTCTGCCGCTGGCCGTGGCGAACCTGCGCCAGCAGAGCATGGGCGCCGTCGACTACGGCGCCACCGAAGCCGGTGTGGTGGTCCTCGCCGTGCCCTGTCTCCTCCTCTTCCTGCTGCTGCAACGGCACTACGTACGAGGCTTCATGTCGGGCGCGCTGAAGGGCTGA
- a CDS encoding carbohydrate ABC transporter permease, which yields MQVKAADPTAAESRTRPEHRVPPLRTAAPRWRSRKVQGLAYAAPTAVFVTVFFLLPLLLVGQMSLSDWPLLAGDRGINAPENYTDATDTTLFWPAVRFTLLYTVIVTVVLLGLALLLALLVQESRPAAGFFRTVYFLPSALGLASASLLFWGLYSPSTGPLSRILENLGLVDDPVSFLGTPTSALLSTVFLIVWKFAGFYMLILLVGLQRIPHEVFEAARMDGASRGQIFRSITLPLLRPSLALTLLLCVTGSLLAFDQFFVLTKGGPDNSTVTVVQLIYREAFQRMNLGTAAALSVIVLGVLLLLNALQFRGLRRADES from the coding sequence ATGCAGGTGAAGGCGGCCGACCCGACGGCGGCCGAATCCCGGACCCGGCCGGAACACCGGGTCCCCCCGCTTCGTACCGCCGCACCCCGATGGAGGTCCCGCAAGGTACAGGGCCTCGCCTACGCCGCCCCCACGGCAGTGTTCGTCACCGTCTTCTTCCTGCTGCCGCTGCTGCTCGTCGGCCAGATGTCCCTCAGCGACTGGCCGCTCCTGGCCGGCGACCGGGGGATCAACGCTCCCGAGAACTACACCGACGCCACCGACACCACCCTGTTCTGGCCGGCGGTCCGCTTCACGCTCCTCTACACCGTGATCGTCACGGTCGTCCTCCTCGGCCTCGCCCTCCTCCTCGCCCTGCTGGTGCAGGAGTCCCGGCCGGCCGCGGGCTTCTTCCGCACCGTCTACTTCCTGCCCAGCGCCCTCGGACTCGCCTCCGCGTCGCTCCTCTTCTGGGGCCTGTACAGCCCGTCCACCGGACCCCTCAGCCGTATCCTCGAAAACCTGGGCCTGGTCGACGACCCGGTGTCCTTCCTCGGCACCCCGACCTCCGCCCTTCTCTCGACGGTGTTCCTCATCGTCTGGAAGTTCGCCGGGTTCTACATGCTGATCCTTCTCGTGGGCCTTCAGCGCATCCCCCACGAGGTGTTCGAGGCGGCCCGGATGGACGGCGCGAGCCGGGGCCAGATCTTCCGCTCCATCACGCTGCCGCTGTTGCGTCCGTCCCTCGCGCTGACACTGCTGCTCTGCGTGACCGGATCGCTGCTCGCCTTCGACCAGTTCTTCGTCCTCACCAAGGGGGGACCGGACAACAGCACGGTCACCGTCGTCCAGTTGATCTACCGGGAGGCCTTCCAGCGGATGAACCTCGGTACGGCGGCGGCCCTTTCGGTGATCGTGCTCGGCGTGCTGCTCCTGCTCAACGCCCTCCAGTTCCGCGGCCTGCGCCGCGCCGACGAGTCATGA
- a CDS encoding ABC transporter substrate-binding protein encodes MGSTTGPRGHGRGRLSRLATGAVALLAAASLVTACGSGDDGSNGGGGGGGGAAGATGTDDGATLTMWTRAATRPQSEALVKAYNAGHKNRIELTVIPTDDYQAKVGAAAGSKDLPDLFASDVVFVPNYTSSGLFADLTERIDGLPFADSLAQSHIKAGTYEDRKYVVPHTLDLSVLFYNKDLYRQAKLDPEKPPTTLAEWDQQARAVDALGGGVHGTFFGGNCGGCGVFTWWPSIWAAGEDVLNAEGTEATLASATAKKVYDTYRGWVEDDIVAPGARDETGATWTGVFPKGKVGVMPMPSTTLGLMPKDLDLGVAPIPGPDGGKSTFVGGDAIGISATSRSADQAWNFLAWSLGDQAQVDVVAAHKDVVARADLASNKYSDADPRLVTINQLVADGRTPYALKFGQTFNDPNGPWLSLMRDAAFGDGADVDKDNDAVSASLAD; translated from the coding sequence ATGGGGAGCACGACCGGACCACGTGGACACGGACGTGGACGCCTGAGCAGACTCGCCACCGGCGCCGTCGCGCTTCTCGCCGCCGCGAGCCTGGTCACGGCCTGCGGCTCGGGGGACGACGGCTCGAACGGCGGAGGGGGAGGCGGCGGGGGAGCGGCAGGTGCCACGGGTACGGACGACGGCGCCACGCTCACGATGTGGACCCGGGCGGCGACCCGGCCGCAGAGCGAGGCCCTGGTCAAGGCGTACAACGCGGGTCACAAGAACCGGATCGAACTGACCGTCATCCCCACCGACGACTACCAGGCCAAGGTGGGCGCGGCGGCCGGATCCAAGGACCTGCCCGACCTCTTCGCGTCCGACGTGGTGTTCGTCCCGAACTACACCTCCAGCGGGCTCTTCGCCGACCTCACCGAGCGCATCGACGGCCTGCCCTTCGCCGACAGCCTCGCCCAGTCGCACATCAAGGCGGGCACGTACGAGGACCGGAAGTACGTCGTCCCGCACACCCTCGACCTGTCGGTGCTCTTCTACAACAAGGATCTCTACCGGCAGGCGAAGCTGGACCCGGAGAAGCCGCCCACCACGCTCGCCGAGTGGGACCAGCAGGCCCGCGCCGTGGACGCCCTCGGCGGGGGCGTCCACGGCACCTTCTTCGGCGGCAACTGCGGGGGCTGCGGTGTCTTCACCTGGTGGCCGTCCATCTGGGCGGCGGGGGAGGACGTGCTGAACGCGGAGGGCACCGAGGCGACTCTTGCCTCCGCCACGGCCAAGAAGGTCTACGACACCTACCGGGGCTGGGTCGAGGACGACATCGTCGCCCCCGGCGCCCGCGACGAGACCGGCGCCACCTGGACCGGCGTCTTCCCGAAGGGGAAGGTCGGCGTCATGCCGATGCCCTCGACCACCCTGGGCCTGATGCCCAAGGACCTGGACCTCGGCGTCGCCCCCATCCCCGGACCCGACGGCGGCAAGTCCACCTTCGTCGGCGGCGACGCCATCGGCATCTCCGCCACCAGCAGGTCGGCCGACCAGGCCTGGAACTTCCTCGCCTGGTCCCTGGGTGACCAGGCACAGGTCGACGTGGTCGCCGCCCACAAGGACGTGGTGGCGCGCGCCGATCTCGCGTCCAACAAGTACTCCGACGCGGACCCACGGCTGGTGACCATCAACCAACTGGTGGCGGACGGCAGGACCCCGTACGCCCTGAAGTTCGGCCAGACCTTCAACGACCCCAACGGCCCCTGGCTGAGCCTGATGCGCGACGCCGCCTTCGGCGACGGGGCGGACGTGGACAAGGACAACGACGCGGTGAGTGCCTCGCTGGCGGACTGA